One genomic window of Centropristis striata isolate RG_2023a ecotype Rhode Island chromosome 20, C.striata_1.0, whole genome shotgun sequence includes the following:
- the LOC131993909 gene encoding uncharacterized protein LOC131993909: protein MAALLSFLLIFTGLTGIHSITTVSDVSVKTGGSISIPCLYGSQYRNHVKYLCEGYYFSCCTYAAKTNQQNSKKFSISDDKSQRIFTVTINDVSGANTYYWCAVEIKNEGDVRQYFHLSVTGDRPSLSVDNQKVTGFIGGDITINCYYHNSGEMKWCKLGSSCVTTSSGSIGGTTGTINASVPNVFTVTMSGLKLESSGWYYCVKGDLQMPVHVTVFGRPSITKPLTPTPEHENLTLVFTSEAPTAQGGYPSPSDHLKIFSIRLSVLTFAVMVTLFIWFIVKRYSK from the exons ATGGCTGCTCTTCTCAGCTTTCTTCTCATCTTTACTGGACTAACAG GAATTCACAGCATAACAACAGTCAGTGATGTGTCAGTGAAGACTGGAGGCTCAATCTCCATCCCATGTCTCTATGGCTCACAATACAGAAACCATGTGAAATATCTGTGTGAAGGATATTATTTTTCCTGCTGCACTTATGCAGctaaaacaaaccaacaaaattccaaaaagttTTCAATCTCTGATGACAAAAGCCAAAGAATCTTCACTGTGACTATAAATGATGTGAGCGGTGCGAACACTTATTATTGGTGTGCTGTGGAGATTAAAAATGAGGGAGATGTCCGACAGTATTTTCACCTGTCAGTCACTGGAG atcgacCCAGTCTCTCTGTGGACAATCAGAAGGTAACAGGATTTATTGGAGGTGATATAACCATCAATTGTTACTATCACAATTCTGGAGAAATGAAGTGGTGCAAGCTGGGCAGTTCCTGTGTTACAACGTCATCAGGGTCAATTGGTGGAACAACAGGGACCATCAATGCGAGTGTCCCAAATGTTTTCACTGTGACTATGAGTGGACTGAAGTTAGAGAGCAGCGGCTGGTATTACTGTGTTAAAGGAGACTTACAGATGCCAGTGCATGTAACTGTTTTTGGGAGACCTTCCATCA CAAAACCTTTGACACCCACTCCTGAACACGAGAATCTCACCCTTGTCTTTACAAGCGAAGCACCCACAGCTCAAGGTGGATACCCAAG TCCTTCTGACCACTTAAAGATTTTCAGCATCCGTCTGAGCGTGTTGACCTTCGCTGTAATGGTGACATTGTTCATCTGGTTCATAGTCAAAAGATACAGTAAGTAG